The Aquabacterium sp. A3 DNA window GTCATCCTGCGCCACTACCTGGACCGCGAAAAGGGCAACCTCTTCATGGCCCTGGGCCGCTACAACGGCAGCCGGGGCCAGGCCAAGTACCCCAACATGGTCAATGCCGCCTGGCGGCAGTGGCAGGCGCTGGAGCGTGACCAGGTGGTGGCTCAGGGCTCTTGAGGCCGGGTCAGCGCAGCGTGCGCAGGTAAGCGATCAAATCGGCCCGATCCTGGGCATCAGGCACCTGGAAATCCATTTGCTGCCAGGTCACGAAGGCATCGGGGTTGGCCAGCCAGCGGTCCAGGGTCTGGGCGTTCCAGCGGATGCGTGATCGCTTGAGCCCGGTGGAGTACTCGTAGCCTGCCTGGGTGGCGGCCAGGCGGTTGTAGACGCCGCGGTGGGCCGGGCCGATGCCGTGCTGGTCCAAGGCGTGACAGCGCAGGCACAGCGCCTTGTGCAGGGCCTGACCACGGGCGATGTTGGGCGCCTGGGTGGTCGATGCGGGCAGGATGATCGGCGTCTGGGCGGTGCTGGCCGGGGCCCAGGCCACCAAGGCCGTGCACAGCCAGAGGCGCGTCAACGAAAAATACAAGGCAGGTGGCATGAAACGGTCAGCGTGGCATGTACGGTGATATCGGCCATCTTTACGCCAGCTGCTGCCCTCATGGATGCGCTGCGAGGGCGTTTTCAGCGGTTTGTCCGCACGTGACTGGCGTCAACGTGACCCAGTTCACGGCAGGCCCCCATGGTGGCTCACAAACCTTGCCAGCGCTGAGGGTTGGCCTGGCTGACGCCCAGCAGGTCCAGCACGCGCTCCACGGTGTCGTTGACCAGCTCGTCGATGCTTTGCGGCCGGTGGTAGAAGGCCGGCAGGGGCGGAAAGATGATGCCGCCCATCTCGGTGACGGCGGTCATGTTGCGCAGGTGGGCCAGGTTGAAGGGCGTTTCGCGCACCATCAGCACCAGGCGGCGCCGCTCTTTGAGGGTGACGTCGGCGGCGCGGGTGAGCAGGTTGTCTCCCATGCCGTGGGCCACGGACGCCAGCGTCTTCATGGAGCAGGGGGCGATGACCATGGCATGGGTGGCAAAGCTGCCGCTGGCGATGCAGGCGCCCACGTCGCCGGGCGCATGGGCCTGGGTGGCCAGGGCCTCCAGGCCGCTGCGGTCCAGGCCCAGCTCGTGGTGCACGTTCAGGATGCCGGCCGAGGTGGCCACCAGATGGGTCTCGATGCCCAGGGCGCGGGCGCGCTCCAGCAGGCGCACGCCGTAGACGGCGCCACTGGCACCGGTCAGGCCGACGATCAGGCGTCGTGCGGGGGCCGGCATGACCGATCAGGCGCTCAGCAGTTGCTGCAGCTCGCCCGACTGGTACATCTCCATCATGATGTCGGAGCCACCCACGAATTCGCCCTGGATGTAGAGCTGCGGGATGGTGGGCCAGTTGGCGTACTCTTTGATGCCCTGGCGCACGCCTTCGTCTTCCAGCACGTTGAAGGTGACGAGGTCGTTGGCGCCGCAGGCCTTGAGGATCTGCACGGCACGGCCAGAGAAGCCGCACATGGGGAACTGGGCGGTGCCCTTCATGAAGAGCACCACACGGTTGGTTTTGACGAGGTCGTCGATGCGTTGTTGAACGTCGCTCATGGTGTGTGGGGGTCGCAGGTGGACAAACCCAGAGCTTACCCCAGCGCCATCCGGTGCGTGGGCGTGTGGGCTTCAGAAGCTGTAGCGCATCGACAGCTTGAGCACGGGGTTCAGACGCAGGCCTTCGCCGCCGCTGCGCTGCTCGCTGCCTTGGGGGGTGACGCCCAGGTCGGCGCTGAAATGCCAGGTGCTGTGGTCGGCCCCCAGGTCCTGGCTGACGCTGTAGCCCGCACCCAGGTAGGGGCGCAGGCCGTCGTCACGCCCGTCGCGCATCCCCAGCAGGCCCAGGCGGTCCAGTTGCTGAACGCTCAGTTGCAGGCCGCCGCCGGCGTCGCCTTCGCCCCACCAGGCCTGGGTGATGTCGCCCTTGACCACGCCCGCGCTGGCGCGGAAGCCCGAGCCCAACTCCAGGTCGGACAGGATGTGCAGGCTGCGCATCTTGAGGCCGTGCTGGGCAGGCTGGGCCAGCACGTAGCTGTCCTTGACGGGGTTGACGTCGCGGTCCAGGGCCACGCCGGCCCGTCCTGCCCACCGCCCCAGGCTGAGGCCCTGGCCGGCCACGGGCCGGGCCTGCGGGGCCTGGCTTTTCTGGGCGTGTAGGTGCACGGTGGCGGTGGTGAGGGTGTTGACCTGCGCCTGTGCCTGGCGCCACACGTGGCCACTGTGCGGAACCCACTGCGCCTGCGCCGGGATGCACACCGCCATGGCCATCGCCACCGCAGCGGCCAGGCGCGCGGTGGTGGACAAGGGGTGGGCGGATCGGGTCGCTTGCATGGCAGGCTCCTCAAAAGACACGGGGAACGAGTCTGGATCGTAGAGATTCCGCCGCGCCTTGTGGGCCGGAGTTGTCAGGGTTCGTAACCGCTGTTCAATGCATCACGCCCCGATAGGGTGCCGGCGCGACATGGAGCCCACTGTGCCCCAGTGCAGCGCGCGTGTCCACCCAGGTCATGCCGGTGGGCCACCCCGAGAAAACCCCTGTCGCGCAGCAACTGCGCCACGGCGTCGGCCTGGTCCCAGCCGTGTTCCAGCAGCAGCCAGCCGCCCGCTTGCAGGTGCTCGGGTGCCTGGTCGATGATGCGGCGCAGGTCGCTCAGGCCGTCGGCGCCTGCGGTCAGGGCGCTGCGCGGCTCGAAGCGCAGGTCGGGCAGGTGGGGGTCGTGCTCGGCGATGTAAGGCGGGTTGCTCAGGATCAGGTCAAAGCGCTCGCCGGCCACGGGTTCGAACCACGAGCCCAGGCGCCATGCCACGGCCAGGCCCAGGCGTTCGCCGTTGAGGCGGGCGGTGCGCAGGGCGCCTTCGCTGGCGTCCACGGCCGTGACCTGGGCCTGGGGGTGGGTGTGGGCCACGGCCAGGGCGATGGCGCCGCTGCCGGTGCCCAGGTCCAGCACGCGCGGTGCGGCCGTGTGGCTCGGTGGCTGGGCCAGCACCTCCAGGGCCCAGTGCACCAGGGTTTCGGTGTCCGGGCGGGGCACCAGCACGTCGGGGTTCACGGCCAGCGTCAGCCCGAAAAACTCTTTGTGGCCCAGCAGGTAGGCGGCGGGCTCGCCAGCGGCCCGGCGTTGCAGCAAGGCGTGGATGCGTTCGGCGGCGTCTGGTGGCAGCGGGTCGCGGTCGTGGGCCAGCAACCAGCTGCGCGGTTGCTGCAGCACGGCGCCCACCAGCAGGTGGGCGTCCAGGCGGTCCACGCCCAGGCGGCGGGCCCGTTGCAGTGCGTCGTCAATCGAGGTGGGCAGCTCAGACACCGGTGCTGGCCTCCAGCTCGGCCAGTTGCTCGGCGGCCTGGGCACTGAGCAAGGCCGCCACCACATCGCCCAGGTCGCCGTCCATGATCAGGCCCAGCTTGTACAGGGTCAGGTTGATGCGGTGGTCGGTCAGGCGGCCCTGGGGGAAGTTGTAGGTGCGGATGCGGTCGGAGCGGTCGCCTGTGCCGACCAGGCTCTTGCGGTGGGCGGCCTCTTTGGCCTGACGCGCCATGCGCTCCTGGTCGCGGATGCGGGCGGCCAGCACGGCCAGGGCGCGGGCCTTGTTGCGGTGCTGGCTGCGGTCGTCCTGGCATTCGGCCACGATGCCCGTGGGCAGGTGGGTGACGCGCACGGCCGAATCCGTCTTGTTGATGTGCTGGCCCCCCGCGCCGCTGGCGCGGAAGGTGTCGATGCGCAGGTCGGCGGGGTTGATCTGCACTTCTTCGGCCTCATCGGGCTCGGGCAGCACGGCCACGGTGCAGGCGCTGGTGTGGATGCGACCTTGCGACTCGGTGGCGGGCACGCGCTGCACACGGTGACCGCCTGATTCGAACTTGAGCAGGCCATAGACGCCCGGGCCGGTGCCCTGGTGGTCGATGCGCAGCACCACCTCTTTGTAGCCGCCCAGGTCGGATTCGTTGGCCGACAGCACTTCGGTGCGCCAGCCCTGGCGCTCGGCATAGCGCGTGTACATGCGGGCCAGGTCGCCCGCGAACAGGGCCGACTCATCGCCGCCGGTGCCGGCGCGGATTTCCAGAAA harbors:
- a CDS encoding c-type cytochrome, which encodes MPPALYFSLTRLWLCTALVAWAPASTAQTPIILPASTTQAPNIARGQALHKALCLRCHALDQHGIGPAHRGVYNRLAATQAGYEYSTGLKRSRIRWNAQTLDRWLANPDAFVTWQQMDFQVPDAQDRADLIAYLRTLR
- a CDS encoding UbiX family flavin prenyltransferase: MPAPARRLIVGLTGASGAVYGVRLLERARALGIETHLVATSAGILNVHHELGLDRSGLEALATQAHAPGDVGACIASGSFATHAMVIAPCSMKTLASVAHGMGDNLLTRAADVTLKERRRLVLMVRETPFNLAHLRNMTAVTEMGGIIFPPLPAFYHRPQSIDELVNDTVERVLDLLGVSQANPQRWQGL
- the grxD gene encoding Grx4 family monothiol glutaredoxin; protein product: MSDVQQRIDDLVKTNRVVLFMKGTAQFPMCGFSGRAVQILKACGANDLVTFNVLEDEGVRQGIKEYANWPTIPQLYIQGEFVGGSDIMMEMYQSGELQQLLSA
- the prmC gene encoding peptide chain release factor N(5)-glutamine methyltransferase, which produces MSELPTSIDDALQRARRLGVDRLDAHLLVGAVLQQPRSWLLAHDRDPLPPDAAERIHALLQRRAAGEPAAYLLGHKEFFGLTLAVNPDVLVPRPDTETLVHWALEVLAQPPSHTAAPRVLDLGTGSGAIALAVAHTHPQAQVTAVDASEGALRTARLNGERLGLAVAWRLGSWFEPVAGERFDLILSNPPYIAEHDPHLPDLRFEPRSALTAGADGLSDLRRIIDQAPEHLQAGGWLLLEHGWDQADAVAQLLRDRGFLGVAHRHDLGGHARCTGAQWAPCRAGTLSGRDALNSGYEP
- the prfA gene encoding peptide chain release factor 1; translated protein: MAPSLAASLERLGHRLQELDEALADPVVAADNKRFRALSREHAEVSAVCALARRHTQRQHDLATAQEMLRDAGSDADLRAMATDEVTEAEAELLRLEAELQTALLPRDPDDDRPAFLEIRAGTGGDESALFAGDLARMYTRYAERQGWRTEVLSANESDLGGYKEVVLRIDHQGTGPGVYGLLKFESGGHRVQRVPATESQGRIHTSACTVAVLPEPDEAEEVQINPADLRIDTFRASGAGGQHINKTDSAVRVTHLPTGIVAECQDDRSQHRNKARALAVLAARIRDQERMARQAKEAAHRKSLVGTGDRSDRIRTYNFPQGRLTDHRINLTLYKLGLIMDGDLGDVVAALLSAQAAEQLAELEASTGV